Genomic segment of Arthrobacter antioxidans:
GAACAGCTGGCGGGACGCGTCCCCGCAGCGGCCGGGAGGGGTAGACCGCGACATGGACACCGGCAGGTCGGTCCGCATATAACCAGTCAGTAGAACTAGTTGACAGTATGGTTCGTTTTTCTGACTCGAGAGGGCGGGCGATGATGCAGACCACCGGCGATGCATCCGGCGGGGAAGAGACGGCAGCCGCCGCCGCCGACCTCGAGTCCCAGGAATGGCACCTCGACCAGCTCGCCGGCGACCTCGAAACCGCCGTCGTCCGCGCCGCGGACGCGGGTGGGTCCGTCGCGGCCATCGCCGAAGCCGCGCACCTGGAGCCGCGCGACGTCCAGGACCTTGCCGCGGGCGGCCGGCAGTTCGTCGACGTAGGCTAGTCAGCGCCCCGGCTGCAGCTGGGGCACTGCCCGACCAGGGCGGGCGCGAGCAGACGGAAGGGCCTGTGCCATGAACGAACCCGAGTGGGTCCAGCACGCGATCTGGTGGCAGGTCTATCCTCTCGGCTTCACGGGCGCGGAGAAATCCGCCACCCGGGAGCCGGCCGCGGCGCATCGCCTGCTCGATCTGATCCCCTGGCTCGACTACGCCGTGGAGCTGGGCGCATCAGGGCTGGCACTCGGTCCCGTCTTCGCCTCCGAGACGCACGGCTACGACACCACCGACTACTTCGCGATCGATCCGCGGCTGGGCACGCTCGAGGACTTCGACACCCTCGTCGCGGAAGCAGCCGGGCGCGGACTGCGCATCATCCTCGACGGCGTCTTCAACCACACGGGCCGCTCCTTCACGCCGTTCCAGCAGGTCCTCGCACAGGGGCCGGATGCTCCGACCGCTGCCTGGTTCTCCCTCGACTGGCCCGACGGCGCCGGTCCCGGCGTCGAGCCCGGGTACCGCGACTTCGAGGGCCACCACCACCTGGTGGCCCTGAACCACGAGGAGCCCGCCGTCGCGGACTTCGTCGTCGGGGTCATGGAGTACTGGCTGGGGCGGGGGGCGGACGGCTGGCGCCTCGACGCCGCCTACGCCGCGCCGTCGCAGTTCTGGGCCGGGGTCACGCGGCGCGTCCGGGCGGCGTACCCCGATGCGTACTTCGTGGGTGAATACATCCACGGGGACTACGCGGCGGCGGTCCGGACCGGCGGCATCGATTCCACCACGCAGTACGAGCTGTGGAAGGCCATCTGGAGCTCGCTCAACGATGCGAACTTCTACGAACTCGCCGCCGCCCTCGAGCGGCACGACGCACTCCTCGACGCCTTCGCTCCGCTGACCTTCATCGGGAACCACGACGTCACGCGCATCGCGAGCAAGCT
This window contains:
- a CDS encoding alpha-amylase family glycosyl hydrolase — encoded protein: MNEPEWVQHAIWWQVYPLGFTGAEKSATREPAAAHRLLDLIPWLDYAVELGASGLALGPVFASETHGYDTTDYFAIDPRLGTLEDFDTLVAEAAGRGLRIILDGVFNHTGRSFTPFQQVLAQGPDAPTAAWFSLDWPDGAGPGVEPGYRDFEGHHHLVALNHEEPAVADFVVGVMEYWLGRGADGWRLDAAYAAPSQFWAGVTRRVRAAYPDAYFVGEYIHGDYAAAVRTGGIDSTTQYELWKAIWSSLNDANFYELAAALERHDALLDAFAPLTFIGNHDVTRIASKLEDPALVEHAAVVLFTVGGTPSVYYGDEQGYRGIKADRAGGDDDVRPLFPPSPDDLSPIGHPVFALHKELIGLRRRHAWLHRATTTMLHLSNEVLAYRTARGPDALVVLLNLSHEGRRVGIAGASSVLAGEAAVDDGTDSALVPARGWAVLG